The following are from one region of the Anopheles merus strain MAF unplaced genomic scaffold, AmerM5.1 LNR4000943, whole genome shotgun sequence genome:
- the LOC121603232 gene encoding LOW QUALITY PROTEIN: DDB1- and CUL4-associated factor 13-like (The sequence of the model RefSeq protein was modified relative to this genomic sequence to represent the inferred CDS: inserted 3 bases in 3 codons; deleted 2 bases in 1 codon) produces MKVKVITRNPDRYVRETKXRYHKSFRNYDKEVHPFQSTREYVRALNATKLERVFAKPFVGNLDGHCDGVSIISKNYAKISFIASGAYDGNVKLWYVADKTCMMSINAHVGYCRGIAFSSDESSIITIGDDKKIMTWNLISTGQEIIVKPANMIITKTVLASLSHSYEGPNFATSGETCHIWDESRNEPLKXTKWGVDLLQDIKYNPIETTLLAACGSDRGIILYDQRETNPIRKIVMTLRSNQLSWNPMQAFYFTVANEDYNLYTYDIRRFTHPLKIHHGHVGPVTSVDYAPTGREFVSGSYDKTIRIFDAAKANSREIYHTKRMQHVTCVNWSMDNKYIFSGSDEMNLRVWKANAAEKLGSLQMREKNAFNYNTALKEKYAAHPSVRRIAQHRQIPKIVFNQQAKIRTAKLKNKKKEXNKRRNSKPGSVPYVAEAKTKVVRSEH; encoded by the exons atgaaagtaaaagttATTACAAGGAACCCTGATAGGTATGTCCGTGAGACAA CAAGATATCACAAGTCTTTCCGTAATTATGATAAGGAAGTACACCCATTTCAAAGCACTAGGGAGTACGTGCGTGCGTTGAATGCTACCAAACTGGAAAGAGTGTTTGCGAAGCCTTTCGTCGGTAATCTTGATGGTCATTGTGATGGCGTTTCTATCATATCCAAGAACTACGCTAAAATATCTTTTATTGCGAGTGGTGCTTACGACGGCAATGTCAAGCTGTGGTATGTGGCTGATAAAACATGTATGATGAGTATTAATGCCCATGTCGGATATTGTCGAGGAATTGCATTCAGCTCCGACGAATCCAGCATTATTACGATTGGCGACGATAAGAAAATTATGACATGGAATTTAATATCAACGGGACAGGAGATTATA GTTAAGCCAGCGAACATGATAATAACTAAAACTGTTCTAGCATCGCTATCCCACAGCTACGAGGGGCCTAACTTTGCAACAAGTGGTGAAACTTGCCATATCTGGGACGAAAGTCGCAACGAACCTTTGA GAACTAAATGGGGTGTAGATTTACTGCAAGACATTAAGTACAATCCAATCGAAACAACACTTCTTGCGGCATGTGGTTCGGATCGAGGGATAATATTATATGATCAACGTGAAACAAACCCCATCCGCAAAATTGTGATGACTCTACGTTCTAATCAGCTTTCGTGGAATCCAATGCAAGCATTTTATTTCACTGTAGCTAACGAAGACTATAATCTTTACACGTACGATATTAGGCGGTTTACACACCCGTTAAAAATACACCATGGTCACGTAGGCCCAGTTACATCGGTAGATTATGCTCCTACTGGAAGAGAATTTGTTTCCGGAAGCTATGATAAAACCATTCGTATATTTGACGCAGCAAAGGCTAATAGTAGAGAAATATACCACACAAAACGCATGCAACACGTCACGTGCGTCAACTGGAGTATggataataaatatattttctcCGGATCCGATGAGATGAATCTTCGTGTATGGAAGGCAAATGCAGCCGAAAAATTGGGATCATTACAAATGCGTGAAAAGAATGCATTTAACTACAATACTGCTCTCAAGGAAAAATATGCAGCTCATCCATCTGTAAGACGTATCGCCCAGCATCGCCAGATACCGAAAATCGTTTTTAATCAACAGGCTAAAATTCGCACCGCAAAGCTTAAGAAtaaaaagaagg aaaacaAACGCCGAAATTCAAAGCCTGGTAGTGTACCTTACGTAGCAGAAGCTAAAACTAAGGTTGTTAGATCTGAACACTAG